In Gadus macrocephalus chromosome 4, ASM3116895v1, the following proteins share a genomic window:
- the nkx6.1 gene encoding homeobox protein Nkx-6.1 isoform X2, protein MLAVGQMDGSRQGAFLLNTPPLAALHSMTEMKTPLYPAYPLSSTASPTATSPNPGGVAVSSPGIKTSGIGSPQQCGGAAATPHGINDILSRPSMGLTAAGVVAAAASSSAGILSGLPRFSSLSPPPPPHGLYFSPGAVAVSRYPKPLADLPGRTPIFWPGVMQSPHWRDARFACSPHQNSVLLDKDGKRKHTRPTFSGQQIFALEKTFEQTKYLAGPERARLAYSLGMTESQVKVWFQNRRTKWRKRHAAEMATAKKKQDSETERLKGASENEDDDDDYNKPLDPNSDDEKITQLLKKHKPSSSLLIHTSENDSS, encoded by the exons ATGTTAGCCGTGGGCCAGATGGACGGGTCTCGCCAGGGCGCTTTCCTCCTCAACACTCCTCCGCTGGCCGCCCTGCACAGCATGACCGAGATGAAGACCCCTCTGTACCCGGCCTACCCGCTGTCCTCCACCGCCTCGCCTACCGCCACCTCCCCGAACCCCGGAGGCGTCGCCGTGTCCTCGCCGGGCATCAAAACGTCCGGCATTGGATCCCCGCAGCAGTGCGGCGGCGCCGCCGCCACCCCTCACGGAATAAACGACATCCTCAGCCGCCCCTCGATGGGGCTGACCGCGGCAGGGGTGGTTGCGGCCGCCGCGTCATCGTCGGCCGGGATTTTGTCGGGACTGCCGCGTTTTAGCAGCTTGAGTCCCCCCCCGCCTCCGCACGGACTCTACTTCAGCCCTGGCGCGGTGGCGGTGTCCCGGTACCCCAAGCCCCTGGCAGACCTCCCGGGCCGGACCCCCATCTTCTGGCCGGGCGTCATGCAGAGCCCGCACTGGAGGGACGCCCGCTTCGCGTGTTCACCTC ATCAAAACTCTGTGTTGTTGGATAAAGATGGAAAAAGGAAACACACCCGGCCCACGTTCTCTGGACAGCAAATATTTGCCCTGGAAAAGACTTTTGAACAAACGAAATATCTGGCTGGACCGGAACGAGCCCGCCTGGCCTACTCTCTGGGGATGACAGAGAGCCAAGTGAAG GTGTGGTTCCAGAACAGGAGGACCAAGTGGAGGAAGCGGCACGCGGCGGAGATGGCCACGGCCAAGAAGAAGCAGGACTCGGAGACCGAGAGGCTGAAGGGCGCCTCGGAAaacgaggacgacgacgacgactatAACAAACCACTGGACCCTAACTCCGACGACGAGAAGATCACACAGCTGCTGAAAAAGCATAAACCAAGCTCGTCCCTCCTTATCCACACTTCAGAGAATGACAGTTCCTAG
- the nkx6.1 gene encoding homeobox protein Nkx-6.1 isoform X1, whose amino-acid sequence MLAVGQMDGSRQGAFLLNTPPLAALHSMTEMKTPLYPAYPLSSTASPTATSPNPGGVAVSSPGIKTSGIGSPQQCGGAAATPHGINDILSRPSMGLTAAGVVAAAASSSAGILSGLPRFSSLSPPPPPHGLYFSPGAVAVSRYPKPLADLPGRTPIFWPGVMQSPHWRDARFACSPLFFSDQNSVLLDKDGKRKHTRPTFSGQQIFALEKTFEQTKYLAGPERARLAYSLGMTESQVKVWFQNRRTKWRKRHAAEMATAKKKQDSETERLKGASENEDDDDDYNKPLDPNSDDEKITQLLKKHKPSSSLLIHTSENDSS is encoded by the exons ATGTTAGCCGTGGGCCAGATGGACGGGTCTCGCCAGGGCGCTTTCCTCCTCAACACTCCTCCGCTGGCCGCCCTGCACAGCATGACCGAGATGAAGACCCCTCTGTACCCGGCCTACCCGCTGTCCTCCACCGCCTCGCCTACCGCCACCTCCCCGAACCCCGGAGGCGTCGCCGTGTCCTCGCCGGGCATCAAAACGTCCGGCATTGGATCCCCGCAGCAGTGCGGCGGCGCCGCCGCCACCCCTCACGGAATAAACGACATCCTCAGCCGCCCCTCGATGGGGCTGACCGCGGCAGGGGTGGTTGCGGCCGCCGCGTCATCGTCGGCCGGGATTTTGTCGGGACTGCCGCGTTTTAGCAGCTTGAGTCCCCCCCCGCCTCCGCACGGACTCTACTTCAGCCCTGGCGCGGTGGCGGTGTCCCGGTACCCCAAGCCCCTGGCAGACCTCCCGGGCCGGACCCCCATCTTCTGGCCGGGCGTCATGCAGAGCCCGCACTGGAGGGACGCCCGCTTCGCGTGTTCACCTC TGTTCTTTTCAGATCAAAACTCTGTGTTGTTGGATAAAGATGGAAAAAGGAAACACACCCGGCCCACGTTCTCTGGACAGCAAATATTTGCCCTGGAAAAGACTTTTGAACAAACGAAATATCTGGCTGGACCGGAACGAGCCCGCCTGGCCTACTCTCTGGGGATGACAGAGAGCCAAGTGAAG GTGTGGTTCCAGAACAGGAGGACCAAGTGGAGGAAGCGGCACGCGGCGGAGATGGCCACGGCCAAGAAGAAGCAGGACTCGGAGACCGAGAGGCTGAAGGGCGCCTCGGAAaacgaggacgacgacgacgactatAACAAACCACTGGACCCTAACTCCGACGACGAGAAGATCACACAGCTGCTGAAAAAGCATAAACCAAGCTCGTCCCTCCTTATCCACACTTCAGAGAATGACAGTTCCTAG
- the rpl17 gene encoding 60S ribosomal protein L17: MVRYSLDPENPTKSCKSRGSNLRVHFKNTRETAQAIKGMHIRKANKYLRDVTIKHQCVPFRRYNGGVGRCAQAKKFDWTQGRWPKKSAEFLLHMLKNAESNAELKGLDVDSLVIEHIQVNKAPKMRRRTYRAHGRINPYMSSPCHIEMILTEKEQIVPKPEEEVAQKKKVSQKKLKKQKLMARE, from the exons ATGGTTCGCTACTCCCTAGACCCCGAAAATCCGACTAAGT CATGCAAGTCAAGGGGCTCCAATCTCCGGGTGCACTTCAAG AACACCCGTGAGACAGCTCAGGCCATTAAGGGAATGCACATCCGCAAGGCGAACAAGTACCTTCGTGATGTCACCATCAAACACCAGTGTGTCCCCTTCCGTCGTTACAACGGAGGTGTCGGCAGGTGTGCCCAG GCCAAGAAGTTCGACTGGACACAGGGTCGCTGGCCCAAGAAAAGCGCCGAGTTCCTTCTGCACATGCTCAAGAACGCAGAGAGCAACGCTGAGCTCAAG GGTCTGGACGTGGACTCCCTGGTCATCGAGCACATCCAGGTGAACAAGGCTCCCAAGATGAGGCGGCGTACCTACAGGGCCCACGGCCGTATCAACCCCTACATGAGCTCCCCGTGCCACATCGAGATGATCCTCACGGAGAAGGAACAGATCGTCCCCAAGCCAGAGGAAGAGGTCGCCCAGAAGAAAAAG GTCTCGCAGAAGAAGCTGAAGAAGCAGAAACTTATGGCACGCgagtaa